ACTCCTCTAAAATTTAACGTGACTATTTGCTCAAAAGCAAAAAGTGTTTTGGTTTTGAGCTAAGCCAAAAACAATTGATAGGtttcttacttcttttttttttttttttttcctttgttagTTTAACAAAATGAGATGGAAATCATATctaattttttacttttaaaacaaaatgtCGTGTCAATTATTATTgaattaaacttattttatcAACTCTTTACTTCTCTACCCTACATTAATCACTTACCTATGCAACAAATTCTTTGTCTCTACTAGGAAGAATTGATAAAAATTGGtccttttagtttttattttgtaaaaatgaaCCATTTTGTTTTAGTCTTAAAATTATATGAACATAAACTGAAAGTATCTTTTCTTTCTCTAGAAGAATGATTGTCAATGACAAAATACtgttgaaaatattaaaaaaaaaaaaaaagatatagcaaaatttcaaatagACACATAAACAATATCAACGGTGATagtgattttttttcttgaatttGGATAGAACAcataaagtaaataaaaaagaaattttcttaAAGAAGTTGGTGAAAACAGAAGAGTTTAAAGGTTGGGCCTGAATGCTGAATGGGTGACatttgtgactttttttttatttattttatttgtaaaaggGCCCCAAAACaatctttttctaaaaatggacccattttccaaaattttcttcttcaatttggATAGAACACATATACTACACAGTTGCTGCTATCGGTCAAGGATGAACAAATCTGCATAATATACGATATTAGATATAGAATTTAGAGGAACATTGTTATTCGGCTTAAAATTTGGAGTATCATATATAAAACCTTTAGTTACGTTGATGCTTCAAGGTTGGTATGAAGTTATACCCCAATTTTTAGCTTTTCTGAGATCAAACTATCAATCAACATAACTTCATGCTTTAATTTTTCTGAATAGATTCAGTTTAAATATCGCAAAGAGAATAATACTCAAATTGATGACGGGTTCAGAACACCCGATTGTTACAACAATATCAGATAAATCAAACCTTTCAAAAGAAAGCAATGACAAAaacgaaaaacaaaaacaataaactCTGCTTTGCATTATTCACATTTGTAGGAAGCATCAACATATCTCTTTTATTAACTTCTGTGGATATTAGAGAACAACAACTACTTCCTCTATAACTAATTTACTGATGCTCCCTTCTTTCATTTCCCTTCCAACGTTTCTCACTCATCCACAGCCGGTGGCACAGAATCAGCCTACAAACATTttccacattaatcaatataaaCCTCCAACTATTTCATTTTAGCTTAAAGATTTTCGTAAGATGTGTTCACTTACCAGCTTACGGTACTTGAGGGCGTAAAACATTTCCAGATAACGGCGGCTCTCGAGGCGGTCGAGGTTGGATACGTGCTTCCAGAATCCGTAAACTCCAGTTAGTGTTAGCAGCCTCTCCGAATAGATCTGCCATGTGTACCTGCATTTGTACAATTGTTGAACACTGTAAGAATTTCATAAGATCAAGTAATTGAAGATTTGATTCAGGTGACGTTTGAAGTGATTACTTCTCGTAAATACGCTTGAGGCCTGCTTGGGAGATTTTATCCCAATGTGTTGGGTCTTCCTTGCTCTTCTCGAAGAAGTCGACAAGGATTTCAGCAGCACGGTCACCACGGTATGGATCGATATGGAATCCAGATTTTCCGTCGACAATGATCTCTGCAGGGCCACCATTGCAAGTGGCAAAGGTAGGCAATCCACAGGTCATGGCCTCCACAACTGTCAAACCGAAAGCTTCGTATACGGCAGGCTGCACGAAAGCTCCCTTTGTGTCTGCAATGCATCGGTAGAGTTCACCATTTCTTACTCGGTTCATCTGTGCAGAAATCCATCTAAATTGGCCATTCAGGTTGTAGGTCTTTATGAGGTTATACATCTTTTCCATCTCAGCCTTCTCTTCATTGTCCTTGGACTCCTTCCTCCGGTCTCCAGCAACAACCACTAGGTTAACTAACTCCCTAAGGCGGTTGTTTTTGCCGTACCACTCAACAAGTCCAGTTATGTTCTTAACACGATCCAATCTCGCCATTGTGAATATGATCGGCTTGGACCGATCTTTCAATACACACAAGTGTTCCTCATTCTCAACTTCACTATAAAGAAGCTCCTCAATTTCAGGGTGGAAGGAAGTCAGCCTCTTCTCGGTCTCTGTGTAGGGAAAGTAGATGCTCATGTCTGCTCCAGGTGAAACTATGTTGAACTTGGGATCAAACACGTCGATTCCGTGGACCACCCGGTAGAGCCCGGGAAGAGTAAAAGCTGTGTGACTCTCATATTGTCCAACTGTATCTTTGCTGAGAACCAAAAGGATTTATGTGTAAGATAACATACACAAACCATCCACATATAATCGAACCATGAAAAACAAGTTAAAACGTCTTACCTGCCAGCAATCTCTTGGAAGGTACTCGTGATAATGAAATCGGTATGGTTCATGGCAATAAGATCGGCTGTGAATTGGCTTGAGAAGTGATACTTCTCATCAAATCTCTTCCAATAAATATCTGAATCAGGATATTTGGTTTTTTCCAAGGCGTGAGCAATAGTACACTGCAGGAgaaaaatgaaacaaacaaacaagATCATGAGCCTTTACCAACAACATCATGAAACAATGAGACCATACAGATATGTCACAAACCTGTGTAACTCCCAGTTTGTGTGCCAGTAATGATGCAACGATATTACCATCGCTGTAGTTTCCGATGATCAGGTCAGGCTTTCCCTGCAACTCTTTGGTAAGTTCCTGTGCAACATCCTGACAAAAACAAGAACAGTTTAGTTCAGTACACAATTGATGAAGCGAGCACATGGGATATCTAATACAATGACAACAGGGGTGACGAATCACCTCAGTGTAAGTCTCTAGGTAAGGCCAGACTTCAAATCTTGAGATCCACTTTCGGACTATTCCTTTTTCATTTCTGAATGGAACTCGAAGAATGTGGGAGTGTTCTGTCCCAAATACTTTTTCGAGACGCTGGGTGCAGGTAGTTCCTACTGCATCTGGAAGGAGTCTGGTGATCTGGTTAtgaacagaaacaaaaacaactttCAAACATTGGATCGACAGCAGGATATTTATTGTGGGAAAACATACGAGATTTTGACATTACAATGAGAATTCGAGGAGTTATGTCCAATCCTTGCTGCTTTATACGTTGAAGCATTTCATGTTCCAAAGCACGAACTTGATCCAAGATGTAAACCACCTTCATCAAAAGAGATAAACAAACACGTCAATTTAGATCAACAAAGAATAGACTAACATTTTCCCTTTGTCTGAACAAAGCTAACCTGGCCACCAGTGTCAGGGTATCCCAAGACATTATCTTGTGCGAAGTAACCGTGGGGTGAAAGGATGACAACATTAAAGACCATGGGAATTCTACCAAGGAATTTCTCGAAGGTGCAAGGATCGGGGGCCTCGAGGAGATCCAAAAGAAGTTGGATCATTTCAAGAACACGCTCGGCGGTGTCACCCCACCCTCTCTCTAGGCCAATCTCCTGGAACTTGTTTGCAAAATCGGAGTAGGGTGTGTCGGGTGCAAGGGTTACAAGATACTCTTCCGCCTTCCTCAGCACATGTTGGAAGGCATTCAGAGTCTGAATTCTATCATTCAACATCATTGTCTGCATTAAAGCACACACATATACCCATGTCATTACTAGAAATAGTTTAAGGCTGAATCAATAGATAAAGAATGTGAAGTGAATTAATTACCTTTCCCTTGTAGCAGTGAACTCTAAGGAAGTCCAGCAATGGCTGCATGCTTTCTTTACCATGGAATAGCTTTGCAGAGAGATGACGGTTGAGGAACTCAACGCCATTGCCAATTGATTTGGAGAGAGTGGGCCGAGGAAAGGAAGCATTAAATGGCTCAAAATCAAGCTCAAGAACAAAGTTGCCGTTTGAACTGGCATTACAGAGTCAAAAAGTGATAAGATATCAGAACCCAACCAGCTTTTTTGCAACTCAAAAGAACATAAACTTTTGTTAACTTTACCTTCCATCTACAAGTTCTTCTTTGAAACGCAAATATTCAGAAACTTGAAGCTCTTCGACAACCAGTGCATGGACATTGACTTTAATATATTCCCACACACCTGGCCTTGGACGGACAGCTAGAGCAACCCATGGGGGCAAAACTATGGATTCCTGCACcatgaaaaaaattcaaacttgAGAAGATAACACAGAGGTGAAGTTTCACATAACTGAAGGAAAAAGTAAAGCTTAATATAGTTTCAAAAGAGATTATTCTTATCACCTGAGTGGATCTCAGGACTTCCCCAAATGCCCCATCCGCTAGTTTCTTTCGATTCTCTTCAGGAATTGTTTCAAACTCAGCGATCAGTTCATGATGTTGCAGGATGCCTTTTCCTTTTGCTTCgatcctaaaaaaaaaatcaaagttaTTTAGTGGTCAATGACCTTACTTTCTAGTTTTATCTGCCATTTAAACACTTGGCAGACCATGATCCAGAAAAAATGTATATAAAAGCAGAGGATCTAAATAAAATACTTTGAGAGGAGGCCAAGGATTTCATTTCTTTGAGCAATTAAAGTTTCATCCAAGCGCTCCCGGAGGCTATGAACACGGTTGAGAACTCGTTCTGCCATGGCTATCTTCTTGGAGGGTGAACAGAATTTTCAGAAAAATCTTAGTTAGCTTCAGCTGCAagagaaaatattaaaatatgtaaACAATCCGTCCATTTTATCCAAATCAAACTTTACCTAAAAATGCATTTGGGTTAATTACTCAAACTCAATAGTCAAAACATCTACAACTAATATCTGGATTAAAAATTCCTAAACCCACCCAACTGGACCCTACCAAACAGtgacaaaattttcaaaatttgtgtCTTGATTTAGCAGGAAGGAAAATGGAAGAGAGAGTTCCACAGTCTTAAATGGGAATAAAATCATTAAATGGCCATGGAAGCTCAGACACTGTTTTGAAAAAGTTGCATGCTCTGTTTATACTTTTTCTCCCTCCTCCTTTACACACAATTGAAAAGTCAAAAATCTAGACCAACCCATATTTTAGAATTCCAAATCAGAAAAAATAAGGTAGAAAATAGACAAAACATTTCAAGTCATCACTGTGCATGACATTAATtgggagaaaaagaagataagaaAGACAAAGAGATCAAACTATTTGACCATATGGAACAAATCCCAGTATGAATTCTCCTCTCCATTGAATAAAATTAGATGATGATCTATCTACAAGGTAAAGTAGATTTGAAAATGGGAACAATTGTCAAACGTTTCAAAACAGAGCAAGAAGAACAAGAGAAACACATGGAGCTTACAAATTACAAGTGGAATGAAACACAATAAATACAAGGAGAGACAGAGGAAGCATTTGTCAATCTCCTTAAAATCTACACAATTTTTAACTTCTAACCCACAAAAATTAGAGTGATTAAGCAAAATCATCATCAGGGTATGCAAAATTAACACCCAATCATCATCTACATTTCAACATAGATTAAATACAAAGAATTAACTTCTAACCCACAAAAATTAGATTGAGTATCAGCAAAATCATCATCAGGATATGCTAGATTAACACCAATCATCACCTACATTTGGACATAGATTAAATACAAAGAATCAAACAAGAGAAATAAAAACTGGGATCGACTACAAAAATAGCCATCGGATCATTATCGATCGGGAAAATGGGGGAAAAAAGAGGATAGAATGGAGAATGAATGAGAAGGAAAAGGGAGGGGAAAGAGAATGAACGGACcttaggaagaaatgtaaagggGGAATGAAGGAATGGAATGGTGAGAAGAGAGGAAGAGGAGAGGGAATTTATATTGAGAATGGAAGGAAGTGTTTGGGGATTGTAGCTGAATGATGATGATCACCATGGATGCGGTGGGTAAAGGAAATGGGTGCTTGAATTTCCGTGAAAATGCTATTATTACTGCCATTACCTTCCTGTGGTTTTCTTCTTCCTGCCGCAAAACCGCTTTTGTTCTTCCTACATTCTTTATTTCCACCTTCCTCCTCTTCTCATTGTCATCTAGCTTTTGGATATATTTCTAGAATCCAACCTCTGATCtcgaaattaattaattaggtttAGTTTATTCAAGTTTATCTTAAAACAATCAAATGTTATTAATTGCtatcataaaattttattagGAACGTGCTAAATGTTTATATCAGTCAATGTAAAATTAAGACCATCCTTATAATAGTATTCTCGTACACGACCTTCTTTCTCCCTCCGATCACATTCAACTAATTCAATACGTGATCTTGCAATTTAGGATTTTCCTTTTATAACAATCTTCTCTATGTTTGCACTCGTATTCAATTAATTCGATGCAATTATTATATCACTCCTATACTCCAGAATCCTTCATCTATCTCTCTTACATCCGTTGTTCTGAACTTTCATTCAAATCGATCAAAAATTCTTGGTCTCGCTGTTTGATTCTACTTTGGTTGACATATCAATTTAGGACTCCCAAGAGAAAATTAACCTACGACTCTTGAATGCACGAGTGAGTCGATAGAGTTTGAGCAGAAAACCATGAAAGTACCACATGGATTTATAATTTAAAGAACATAAATCAAGCTTTCGGCCGATGAAACTGGTAGAAAATAAAGAGTAGTATACTCGATCACTACACTCAGCAAAAAACTAATTTTCCTTTCAACGTCTTCTTTTCCCTTTACTAATTCGAACAATATTAACTAACTAACAATAGTGGAAATTCATTAATTTCAGCATGTTTCACGTTCACTGCTATACGATGAAACTCATTAATAGTACTAATTACGTTTTTATAGGTACGTTAGTTTCTAACTTCCTAATAAAAAATGATgaggtgtttttttttaattcaatttttatatAATGTAGTGTTTTGTAGTATATTTGGGAAATGGGtttgaataaaattaaaagaaaaaaaaaaggaaaaaaaaaaaagaagagtaagaGAAATTTAATAGTAAAATAATTGGGAAGGATCTTATCTAAACAAGGTTTGAATTGAATAATTTGAAAATGAGGATTGGTTAGGGTTTTAGGTGGGGACTCTCTAATATAGTATTTTACGTTAAAGTGAGGTAAGTGGTTTTTTGGCGCCAGTTTCCTCAACCTAAAAACCTGTTAGCGCCCGCCACGTCGCCACCTAAAACCGCCTTTCCTTCTaccaattctttctttctttccttccttccttccttccttcttcttattatcTCTTTTTAATATATTGATTTCAAATTAAACTTGCCATCTATAGTATTTAGATTCTCATTCAAATTCATTTTCGTGTATCACACGGTACAATTTATACAATTATGTAAGTTTAAGAGTCTAAATTTAAGAATTTGATAAATTTgtggtttaattttaattttaaaagtaaaaaaaaaaaaaaaaaaaaagaggtttttaccatttgtcttttatttttcaCCGTAGTTAAATTTGGGAGAAAAGATGCACCGACCGGCCACCAGACACGGTGGTTTTGTCGGAAACGCCAAGCCAATCAAACTCCTCGATTTTCCGGCTAATGACGTGGCATCCTAGATTTGAGAAAAAGTTATGAAATTGATGAATCATTTTGCTTCCCTCTCCTTTGCTTTGCACACTAAGCATATGTGGGTCCccctatctttttcttttttattactatttttttttcccaaaagtattttattattacttttattcTAATAAATTATTGCGATTTTTGACTTCGTTTGTTTTtaaaatgtgtatatatataagaataTTCGAATTATCTAATCAACTATCATTTTATTGATTAATTATGTGTCATTCTCACACATTAAAAATCCTTTTTAGAAAGATTAAGATGTAATTAACTTTGAGATGCTTtttcaaaatatgaaaaattaaataacttgAGACGTGGGGCATCGAAATGAAAGTTTGAAAACTTCAAGGAactagaaagaaaaaacaaatttttagataaattaaatatttgagatttgttactcttttttttcatttttttttttaataaagtgtttcttcgctattttttaataataataactttctATTTTGATAGTTTCGGAACCTGACcttaacttttaaaatatttttcaaaactaaagaaattaagattattttttaatatagtcAAATTAACTAAACATTTTAAACATTCAAGAGAAAACATGAAAGAAAGTTAGTTATTATTAATACTTTGGACAATTttattcaaaaagaaaagaaaagaaaataacacacatataataaaagaaattggcAATAAAAAGAAGTTAGCCACTTATTAATTTCTATGGTCAAAATACCTTCGTCTTAAGCTAGATTGTATTTGACCAAAAACAAATATTTCTCGGTGATATTCTATTTGTATTTCTACCTGCAACCAAGCATACAAAGTTTCTACAACAATTCGGGATGATTGAAAGATCGAGGATAGTTAGtgttgagggggagtgttaaaGTATATAGCAACACTAACTAGAATCTTCTAGAGATATTAAATTAGTAGATTAAAATTCTGTAATTATGTAAACTAAAGAAGAAACCTAGAAATATCTTAGATTTTTCAGGATAAAGAATCCTAGAGAATTCTTTTAGATAAGAATAAGAGAGAAATATCTAGAATTATGTAAATAAATATCTAGAATAGATAGAACTCTTTTGGCTTGTACTCCAAGGAATTCATGCCTATAAA
The sequence above is drawn from the Cucumis melo cultivar AY chromosome 2, USDA_Cmelo_AY_1.0, whole genome shotgun sequence genome and encodes:
- the LOC103492399 gene encoding sucrose synthase gives rise to the protein MAERVLNRVHSLRERLDETLIAQRNEILGLLSKIEAKGKGILQHHELIAEFETIPEENRKKLADGAFGEVLRSTQESIVLPPWVALAVRPRPGVWEYIKVNVHALVVEELQVSEYLRFKEELVDGSSNGNFVLELDFEPFNASFPRPTLSKSIGNGVEFLNRHLSAKLFHGKESMQPLLDFLRVHCYKGKTMMLNDRIQTLNAFQHVLRKAEEYLVTLAPDTPYSDFANKFQEIGLERGWGDTAERVLEMIQLLLDLLEAPDPCTFEKFLGRIPMVFNVVILSPHGYFAQDNVLGYPDTGGQVVYILDQVRALEHEMLQRIKQQGLDITPRILIITRLLPDAVGTTCTQRLEKVFGTEHSHILRVPFRNEKGIVRKWISRFEVWPYLETYTEDVAQELTKELQGKPDLIIGNYSDGNIVASLLAHKLGVTQCTIAHALEKTKYPDSDIYWKRFDEKYHFSSQFTADLIAMNHTDFIITSTFQEIAGSKDTVGQYESHTAFTLPGLYRVVHGIDVFDPKFNIVSPGADMSIYFPYTETEKRLTSFHPEIEELLYSEVENEEHLCVLKDRSKPIIFTMARLDRVKNITGLVEWYGKNNRLRELVNLVVVAGDRRKESKDNEEKAEMEKMYNLIKTYNLNGQFRWISAQMNRVRNGELYRCIADTKGAFVQPAVYEAFGLTVVEAMTCGLPTFATCNGGPAEIIVDGKSGFHIDPYRGDRAAEILVDFFEKSKEDPTHWDKISQAGLKRIYEKYTWQIYSERLLTLTGVYGFWKHVSNLDRLESRRYLEMFYALKYRKLADSVPPAVDE